A single Thermoanaerobaculia bacterium DNA region contains:
- a CDS encoding ATP-binding protein, giving the protein MRELRKLLLGAGFLLFLGGALAVAFLSFQRKIESFSRIEMNARAGRGEIEVITPPDPESTASTLRAGDRIVLVDGQPVAGLADPLGTLSRPPFPHALAVVRGNEVAEAATGAPAPRIDLPYLFLAFVGILYLLIGLVTLGRERTTATALFTLFCVSSFAIDVLTPSGPVDGIWKTIWLAEDFYRALAPALLLHFFLVFPRPARRRAAAIYLLPALYLGGQIALSVPGAVSAPRLSFWVELLERFWLFYFAAYTAAAIVRIVNAARNRADASSQRQARWIALGTTFGLSPFLLLYVIPRAFGLSSTWAACAGVVPLVFVPLGFAYALWRWRLWDVDIFAREAVATTAAVFLGAASFVVVNTLLNRVLVGFASEAKNLLAFGSGLFLASLLVPVKRRFSNAIERIQYGETYRARRALLDFSREWRGVRDTALLAEALASAVSEALKVSPCRLFLFDRPLPPGISGEALLEKLSAADSIRIRSVTFPSGEDLTFLRLHDDGYRHLLALKSGGRVVGALAVGTKEGKVPLSSEDHALLATVLAQASLAVENSELYRALERRMDEIRGLQEFQEGVIRSSSAGIVVLDAGGRLVSVNPAFEKLIEAAEKDLVGRPLAEILPEIPAGELDGGTAERSFDVQTANRRGEARIYRISASPLRGSATSRVVIFDDITERIALEKGLSEKERLASLGVLAAGVAHEVNTPLAGISSYAQMLLADTDHADPRYAILKKMERQTFRASRLVGNLLEFARGRHGTHDAVDLARVLHDAIESSEPAFAARAVRVEVRGIGSPLPSRGDARELEQVFVNLLINGRDASPDGGTVEVSVAAEPERWRTEIADRGKGLTEEEARRAFEPFFTTRQSGGTGLGLTIAREIVERHGGEIRLAPREGGGAVATVFLPRA; this is encoded by the coding sequence ATGCGAGAGCTGAGGAAATTGCTCCTGGGAGCGGGTTTCCTCCTTTTTCTCGGAGGCGCTCTCGCCGTCGCGTTCCTTTCGTTCCAGCGCAAGATCGAGTCGTTTTCGCGGATCGAAATGAACGCGCGGGCGGGACGCGGCGAGATCGAGGTGATCACGCCGCCGGATCCGGAATCGACGGCGTCGACGCTCCGCGCCGGAGACCGGATCGTCCTCGTCGACGGGCAGCCCGTCGCCGGCCTCGCCGACCCGCTGGGCACGCTCTCGAGGCCTCCGTTCCCCCACGCGCTCGCCGTCGTCCGCGGCAACGAAGTCGCCGAAGCGGCCACCGGCGCGCCGGCGCCGCGCATCGACCTCCCGTACCTCTTCCTCGCGTTCGTCGGGATCCTCTACCTTCTGATCGGTCTCGTCACACTCGGCCGCGAGCGGACGACGGCGACCGCGCTTTTCACGCTCTTCTGCGTGAGCTCGTTCGCGATCGACGTCCTGACCCCGTCGGGCCCCGTCGACGGAATCTGGAAGACGATCTGGCTGGCGGAGGATTTCTACCGCGCTCTCGCTCCGGCGCTCCTCCTGCACTTCTTCCTCGTGTTCCCGCGTCCGGCCCGACGACGGGCGGCCGCGATCTACCTGCTCCCGGCGCTCTATCTCGGCGGGCAGATCGCGCTCTCGGTGCCGGGAGCCGTCTCCGCGCCGCGCCTTTCGTTCTGGGTCGAGCTCCTCGAGCGATTCTGGCTCTTCTACTTCGCCGCGTACACGGCCGCCGCCATCGTGCGCATCGTCAACGCGGCGCGCAACCGGGCCGACGCTTCGTCGCAGCGACAGGCGCGCTGGATCGCGCTCGGCACGACGTTCGGCCTCTCGCCGTTCCTGCTGCTCTACGTGATCCCGCGGGCGTTCGGGCTGTCGAGCACCTGGGCGGCGTGCGCGGGCGTCGTGCCGCTCGTCTTCGTGCCGCTCGGCTTCGCGTATGCGCTCTGGCGCTGGCGTCTCTGGGACGTCGACATCTTCGCGCGGGAGGCGGTCGCCACGACCGCGGCGGTCTTCCTCGGCGCCGCGTCGTTCGTCGTCGTCAACACGCTCCTGAACCGCGTGCTCGTCGGCTTCGCCTCGGAAGCGAAAAACCTCCTCGCGTTCGGGTCGGGCCTCTTCCTCGCCTCCCTGCTCGTTCCGGTCAAGCGCCGGTTCTCCAACGCGATCGAGCGGATCCAGTACGGGGAGACCTACCGCGCCCGGCGCGCGCTCCTCGACTTCTCGCGCGAATGGCGCGGAGTTCGCGACACCGCGCTGCTGGCCGAAGCGCTCGCGTCGGCCGTCTCCGAGGCGCTCAAGGTCTCGCCGTGCCGGCTCTTCCTGTTCGACCGCCCGCTTCCGCCCGGGATCTCGGGCGAGGCGCTCCTCGAGAAGCTTTCCGCCGCCGATTCCATTCGGATCCGTTCGGTCACGTTCCCGTCGGGCGAAGACCTGACGTTCCTCCGCCTCCACGACGACGGCTATCGCCATCTGCTGGCGCTGAAGTCGGGAGGGCGGGTCGTCGGCGCCCTCGCGGTCGGAACGAAGGAAGGGAAGGTCCCGCTGTCGAGCGAAGACCACGCCCTGCTGGCGACCGTCCTCGCGCAGGCCTCTCTCGCCGTCGAGAACTCCGAGCTCTATCGCGCGCTCGAGCGCCGCATGGACGAGATCCGCGGCCTCCAGGAATTCCAGGAGGGGGTGATCCGGTCCTCCTCGGCCGGGATCGTCGTGCTCGACGCGGGCGGACGGCTCGTCTCGGTCAACCCCGCCTTCGAGAAGCTGATCGAAGCCGCCGAGAAGGACCTGGTCGGGCGGCCGCTCGCCGAGATCCTTCCGGAGATTCCGGCCGGAGAGCTCGACGGGGGGACTGCCGAGCGTTCGTTCGACGTGCAGACGGCGAACCGGCGCGGCGAGGCGCGGATCTACCGCATCTCCGCGTCGCCGCTGCGCGGCTCCGCGACCTCTCGCGTCGTCATCTTCGACGACATCACCGAACGGATCGCGCTCGAGAAGGGGCTCTCCGAGAAGGAACGCCTCGCCTCGCTCGGCGTGCTGGCGGCGGGAGTGGCGCACGAGGTCAACACGCCGCTCGCCGGCATCTCCTCGTACGCCCAGATGCTGCTCGCCGACACCGACCACGCCGATCCCCGCTACGCGATCTTGAAGAAGATGGAGCGCCAGACCTTCCGCGCCTCCCGGCTCGTCGGAAACCTCCTCGAGTTCGCGCGCGGACGCCACGGGACCCACGACGCGGTCGACCTCGCCCGCGTCCTGCACGACGCGATCGAGTCCTCGGAGCCGGCGTTCGCCGCCCGCGCGGTGCGGGTCGAGGTCCGCGGAATCGGCTCTCCCCTGCCGTCCCGCGGCGACGCCCGCGAGCTCGAGCAGGTGTTCGTCAACCTCCTCATCAACGGGCGCGACGCGTCGCCGGACGGCGGGACCGTCGAGGTGAGCGTCGCGGCGGAGCCGGAGCGCTGGAGGACCGAGATCGCCGACCGGGGGAAGGGCCTGACGGAGGAGGAAGCGCGGCGCGCCTTCGAGCCGTTCTTCACGACGCGCCAGTCGGGAGGGACCGGTCTCGGCCTCACGATCGCGCGGGAGATCGTCGAGCGGCACGGCGGCGAGATCCGCCTCGCGCCGCGCGAAGGCGGGGGCGCCGTCGCGACGGTCTTCCTTCCACGGGCGTGA
- a CDS encoding proline dehydrogenase family protein encodes MSLFDRAVAASLPFVPSPVIRKVASRYVAGETLADALDAVSRLNREGASATLDVLGEDVTRRKETRFFVEEYQRALAGIAERQLDSNISVKLSAMGLKFDPELAWENFREVAADARRRGNFVRIDMEDSSVTQATLDLFRRARPEFDNVGIVLQAYLRRTQADVARAIAERWSVRICKGIYVEPREIAFRDPDLIRRSYAYAADRMLEARLPVGIATHDEAMVLEALHSIERHGARREDYEFQMLMGVAVGLRRLILRQGHRLRVYVPFGTSWKGYSLRRLKENPAIVRHVIAGMFRREGGF; translated from the coding sequence CGTCGCCGGTCATCCGCAAGGTCGCTTCGCGCTACGTCGCCGGCGAGACCCTCGCCGACGCGCTCGACGCCGTGTCGCGGCTCAATCGGGAAGGAGCGTCGGCGACGCTCGACGTCCTCGGCGAGGACGTCACGCGGCGCAAAGAGACGCGGTTCTTCGTCGAGGAATATCAGCGGGCGCTCGCCGGGATCGCCGAGCGTCAGCTCGACTCGAACATCTCCGTCAAGCTCTCCGCGATGGGGCTGAAGTTCGACCCGGAGCTCGCCTGGGAGAACTTCCGCGAGGTCGCGGCGGACGCCCGCCGGCGCGGCAACTTCGTCCGGATCGACATGGAGGACTCGTCGGTCACCCAGGCGACGCTCGATCTCTTCCGCCGGGCCCGCCCGGAGTTCGACAACGTGGGAATCGTCCTGCAGGCCTATCTCCGGCGGACCCAGGCGGATGTCGCGCGCGCGATCGCCGAACGGTGGAGCGTCCGGATCTGCAAGGGTATCTACGTCGAGCCTCGGGAGATCGCCTTCCGAGATCCGGACCTCATCCGCCGCAGCTACGCCTATGCCGCCGACCGGATGCTCGAGGCCCGACTCCCGGTCGGGATCGCCACCCACGACGAGGCGATGGTTCTCGAGGCGCTCCATTCGATCGAACGGCACGGCGCCCGCCGGGAGGACTACGAGTTCCAGATGCTGATGGGGGTCGCCGTCGGCCTCCGGCGCCTCATCCTCCGGCAGGGGCACCGCCTGAGGGTCTACGTCCCGTTCGGAACTTCCTGGAAAGGCTACTCTTTGCGCCGGCTCAAGGAAAATCCGGCGATCGTCCGCCACGTGATCGCGGGGATGTTCCGGCGGGAGGGCGGCTTTTGA
- a CDS encoding carboxypeptidase-like regulatory domain-containing protein, whose translation MILVLSLAAASAASGEAAPVAGIVKHLQVPIPGALVFVYGVSDARLNRARTQPDGSFQVESVPAGVYDVIAYKTGFYPSLIRLWHQSTPAVSTIAIDLVPAKAPALGKSEVDVWSWRDRLPADVLREITSESAAEPYRATAAEQIRLARVVNGDVSNRTNVAGSGGGFSRTEANLFGSLPGALQYSFRGSYASLTPDHDVSRLAEGTARDGVLLIAASPDTGLALTYAGRNFASPDGVPASLQREAVRFDHEFETAGRMEWSVSRRSDDGFDRATSVAAERLPAATRQDEIRGRWSRETEESRAAVTLQVYRRALSDSVDPGDPRRGSLLDAGLSAAAERSVGGPVSVGARVSARAGSAGSVVSPGGLVRLRLGSDASLVISAARGVSSSPAGVLAASAPRVVSGDEWQTAVSSDASAALTVGSGRDGTLELRASASDIAEPLRLYFDGDLLLDVGSIYLFDGNRLEKLSGSASARLSDLFDGAVTAETGWISGRLADSSRQAFALASSDGSYYAGTASVTLRPTRTDVSCALRRVRQVLQGDASRAENYSEMFRVSVGQDLTVLGFDPFGSAWRLIVAYETDATPLADPAVEETALLKHRLMGGLSVSF comes from the coding sequence TTGATCTTGGTTTTGTCGCTCGCCGCGGCGTCCGCCGCCTCGGGAGAGGCCGCCCCCGTGGCCGGAATCGTCAAGCATCTCCAGGTCCCCATCCCCGGAGCGCTCGTCTTCGTCTATGGCGTGTCGGACGCGCGCTTGAACCGCGCGCGCACCCAGCCGGACGGGTCGTTCCAGGTCGAGTCCGTGCCCGCCGGAGTCTACGACGTCATCGCCTACAAGACCGGCTTCTATCCGTCCCTGATCCGGCTGTGGCATCAGTCGACGCCCGCGGTCTCGACGATCGCGATCGACCTCGTCCCGGCGAAGGCCCCGGCGCTCGGCAAGAGCGAAGTCGACGTGTGGTCCTGGCGCGACCGGCTTCCCGCCGACGTCCTCCGCGAGATCACGTCCGAATCGGCGGCCGAGCCCTACCGAGCGACCGCGGCGGAACAGATCCGCCTGGCGCGGGTCGTCAACGGCGACGTCTCGAACCGCACGAACGTCGCGGGCTCGGGCGGGGGGTTCTCGCGGACCGAAGCGAACCTCTTCGGCAGCCTGCCCGGCGCGCTGCAGTACTCCTTCCGCGGCTCGTACGCGTCGCTGACTCCCGACCATGACGTTTCGCGCCTCGCGGAGGGAACCGCCCGCGACGGCGTTCTCCTGATCGCGGCTTCCCCCGACACCGGCCTCGCGCTGACCTACGCGGGACGCAACTTCGCGTCGCCCGACGGCGTGCCGGCCTCGCTCCAGCGGGAAGCGGTGCGATTCGACCACGAGTTCGAGACGGCGGGACGCATGGAATGGTCGGTGTCGCGGCGCTCGGACGACGGGTTCGACCGGGCGACGTCGGTCGCCGCGGAGCGGCTCCCGGCGGCGACGCGGCAGGACGAGATCCGCGGCCGGTGGTCGCGGGAAACCGAGGAAAGCCGCGCGGCGGTGACGCTCCAGGTGTACCGCCGCGCGCTCTCCGACTCCGTCGATCCGGGAGACCCGCGCCGCGGGTCTCTGCTCGACGCCGGCCTTTCGGCCGCCGCGGAGCGCTCGGTCGGCGGACCTGTTTCCGTGGGCGCCCGCGTGAGCGCCCGGGCCGGATCGGCCGGGTCGGTCGTCTCTCCCGGCGGCCTCGTCCGGCTGCGGCTCGGAAGCGACGCGTCGCTCGTGATCTCCGCCGCGCGCGGCGTGTCCTCCTCCCCCGCCGGAGTGCTCGCGGCGTCGGCGCCGCGCGTCGTCTCCGGCGACGAGTGGCAGACGGCCGTCTCCTCCGACGCCTCGGCGGCCCTCACCGTCGGGTCGGGGCGCGACGGCACGCTCGAGCTCCGCGCGAGCGCCTCCGACATCGCCGAGCCGCTCCGCCTCTACTTCGACGGCGATCTGCTGCTGGACGTCGGCAGCATCTATCTCTTCGATGGGAACCGGCTCGAAAAGCTTTCCGGATCGGCGTCCGCGCGACTTTCGGACCTCTTCGACGGAGCGGTCACGGCCGAGACCGGGTGGATCTCGGGGCGCCTCGCCGACTCCTCCCGGCAGGCGTTCGCGCTCGCGTCGAGCGACGGGAGCTACTATGCGGGCACCGCCTCGGTCACGCTGCGTCCCACGCGCACCGATGTATCGTGCGCCCTTCGCCGGGTCCGGCAGGTCCTGCAGGGCGACGCGTCGCGCGCCGAGAACTACTCCGAGATGTTCCGCGTTTCGGTCGGCCAGGACCTCACCGTCCTCGGCTTCGACCCGTTCGGCTCGGCCTGGCGGCTGATCGTCGCCTACGAGACGGACGCCACGCCGCTGGCCGATCCGGCCGTCGAGGAGACCGCGCTGCTGAAGCATCGCTTGATGGGCGGCCTTTCGGTCTCGTTCTGA